In one window of Massilibacterium senegalense DNA:
- the hemQ gene encoding hydrogen peroxide-dependent heme synthase: MAEPVETLDGWYCLHDFRAIDWASWKQLPSEERQQAIHEFLQLLEKFNQTEEKKEGSHAFYSIVGQKADFMLMILRPTMDELNEIETAFNKSRLAEYTVPTYSYVSVVELGSYMAKEGEDPYQDPAIVARLQPILPKSNYVCFYPMNKKREGNDNWYMVPKAERGKMMYSHGMIGRSYAGKVKQIITGSVGFDDWEWGVTLFSDDVLQFKKIVYEMRFDEVSARFGEFGSFLVGSRLTDQKFKQMLAIN, from the coding sequence ATGGCTGAACCAGTTGAAACTTTAGACGGTTGGTATTGTCTACACGATTTCCGTGCAATCGATTGGGCTAGTTGGAAACAACTACCTAGTGAAGAACGTCAACAAGCAATTCACGAATTTTTACAATTATTAGAGAAATTTAACCAAACAGAAGAGAAAAAAGAAGGTAGTCATGCTTTTTACTCCATCGTAGGTCAAAAAGCAGATTTCATGTTAATGATTTTACGTCCAACAATGGATGAATTAAATGAAATCGAAACTGCTTTTAATAAATCTCGTCTTGCTGAATACACAGTACCTACATATTCCTACGTATCGGTTGTAGAATTAGGTAGCTATATGGCAAAAGAAGGTGAAGATCCTTATCAAGATCCCGCAATCGTTGCACGTTTGCAACCAATTCTTCCAAAATCAAATTACGTTTGTTTCTATCCAATGAACAAAAAACGCGAAGGAAACGACAACTGGTACATGGTACCAAAAGCAGAACGCGGAAAAATGATGTATAGCCACGGCATGATTGGTCGTAGCTATGCTGGAAAAGTAAAACAAATCATTACGGGTTCTGTTGGTTTTGACGATTGGGAATGGGGCGTTACGTTATTTAGTGATGACGTGCTTCAATTCAAAAAAATCGTATACGAAATGCGCTTTGATGAAGTAAGTGCTCGTTTTGGTGAATTCGGCTCTTTCTTAGTAGGAAGTCGTTTAACAGACCAAAAATTCAAACAAATGTTAGCTATTAACTAA
- the gerQ gene encoding spore coat protein GerQ — translation MSRQYYPSSYYPYYTYGGMQMATPSPQQQQPPAAPGQLPLEQSYIENILRLNRGKVATVYATFENNTKWNAEIFKGVIEAAGRDHLILSDPNTGRRYLIPMVYVDYVTFDEEIAYSYPLDTMATYQPR, via the coding sequence ATGAGTAGGCAGTATTATCCATCTTCGTATTATCCTTATTATACTTACGGTGGCATGCAAATGGCGACACCATCACCACAACAACAGCAACCACCAGCAGCACCTGGTCAATTACCGTTAGAACAAAGTTACATCGAAAATATTTTGCGGTTAAATCGCGGGAAAGTGGCGACTGTTTATGCAACGTTTGAAAATAATACAAAATGGAATGCTGAAATTTTTAAAGGAGTGATCGAAGCGGCTGGGCGGGATCATCTTATTTTAAGTGACCCAAACACAGGGAGACGTTACTTAATTCCAATGGTATATGTAGATTACGTGACATTTGATGAAGAAATTGCTTATTCTTATCCTCTAGATACAATGGCTACTTACCAACCACGTTAA
- a CDS encoding cell wall hydrolase, with protein MAVIKVSSGDYDLLARLMRAEAESEGNLGMLLVGNVGVNRVRANCLDFKNIRTVRQMVFQSPGGFEATQKGYFYQRARESERRLAKKSIKGERYHPAQFALWFIDPQGATCPPQFFNQWNVGRYKVHCFYNPSSADCPNVYNTY; from the coding sequence ATGGCTGTCATAAAAGTATCATCCGGTGACTATGATTTACTAGCACGTCTGATGCGTGCAGAAGCAGAGAGTGAAGGGAACTTAGGGATGCTTCTTGTAGGGAATGTTGGGGTCAATCGTGTGCGGGCTAACTGTTTAGATTTTAAAAATATCAGAACGGTTAGACAAATGGTCTTTCAATCACCAGGTGGATTTGAAGCGACACAAAAAGGTTATTTTTATCAACGTGCCAGAGAAAGCGAACGGAGACTGGCGAAAAAGTCCATCAAGGGGGAGCGTTATCATCCAGCACAATTTGCCCTTTGGTTTATCGATCCGCAGGGAGCGACTTGCCCACCACAATTTTTTAATCAGTGGAACGTAGGTCGGTATAAAGTGCATTGTTTTTACAATCCATCTAGTGCGGATTGTCCAAATGTGTATAACACTTATTAA
- a CDS encoding DUF423 domain-containing protein — MYKQLIVWGSINGFLAVALGAFGAHGLSGKVSEHMLDNWNTAVQYQMFHAGALFVAAFVSTKMNDERKIRSAAWAFLIGILLFSGSLYVMAPTGITKLGMITPVGGVSFLVGWVLLARAVKR, encoded by the coding sequence ATGTATAAGCAGTTAATTGTGTGGGGTAGTATCAATGGCTTTTTAGCTGTTGCTTTAGGTGCATTTGGGGCACATGGCCTTTCTGGAAAAGTGTCGGAACATATGCTGGATAATTGGAATACGGCAGTACAATATCAAATGTTTCATGCGGGGGCATTGTTTGTTGCTGCGTTCGTTTCCACAAAAATGAACGATGAACGAAAAATTCGTTCTGCTGCATGGGCATTTTTAATTGGAATTCTTTTATTTTCTGGTAGTTTATATGTGATGGCACCAACAGGGATCACGAAATTAGGCATGATTACGCCAGTTGGTGGTGTATCGTTTTTAGTTGGTTGGGTGCTTCTTGCACGTGCGGTGAAAAGGTAA